The DNA segment CGTGCCAACAAAGTAGGCGAAACTAATCCAGCTCCGTGACAAATGATGGGCTTCGATCAGGAAATCGGTAAAGACCGACACGCCCACGGTTTGACCGGGCGCGCTAGCCAATACCCCCAGCGTCCCGCAAACCAGGACAACCGTTCCGTAGAAGAACGGCAAGCGGTTAGGGTCAAAGGGGAAATTGATGAACCGGGGACGCTGATGAAGCTCCGGAGTCTCGCTATCAGATTTCATGCAAGATGCCATCACAATTGAGGACGAAGCGAACATTGAAGTTCATTTCGCGTCAAAAGTCAGCGGGGATTGACATAAAAAACGCTGATCCCCGACCTGCGATCCGGAAATCGCTCGCCATTTCATAGCAGGTCACCACAGCCCCCCGCTCAAACACCCCTCTATGAAACTAGTTGCCCTCTGGCAAATCTTTCAGGCGGATTCGATACCCCCAATTACGCGTGGCGTCTGGAGTGTTGGGCCAGGTCAGCGTTCCACTGTCGTCGGTTTTGCAAATGGTCGACGCTTGCCATCCACCATCTTCGACATTCCACCACTCAAATTGATATTCACGATTCGGCGGGAGCTCCTTGACCGAAGTGACAGGAAATCCCTTCATACAAAACCCTAGTGCAAAACTCTTGTTGTCCTTGGAGATTGCCAAAGCGTGCATGTCCCCATGGCTATCCCCCAGATGGGTATCGGATGCGGGTTTTAAAAGTCGGTAGTCGTGTCCTTCATCAAGTACAAAATCTTTCAAATGTCCCATACCAGCGGACTTCCATTTCGTCAGCGCGTGTTTCTGCTGACGCTCGTCTACCGGAATTGGAGTCTTTTTGTCGATCCAAAAGGCAATTCCACCGAAATAGGCGTCTCCCCAAGCATGCCCACCGAAACCGCCATTTAAAACGGATCCGTACATCTGAAACTGAGCCATTTCAGTCGAATCCAGCCCCTCGACGGAACCTACGGGGACCGCGGGGTAATAGGGTTCGACATTGATCGCGGGCCGTTGTGGCGAACTGCGAAAGATCTCTCGCAACCACAGATACATTCGCTCATCGCGATACTTGTTGCTGACATTATGAAGATCCAAAAGTTCGGGATCATCCTTCGCCCAAGTTTGCAAACTGCTTCCGTACGCCATTGCCGTGCGGGGTTGTCCGTAGGGTAACTGGCCCGTGCCGTTCTTGGTTTTAAGGTAGGCGTGTGCATTTTCCACCAGAGGCAACCAGTCAGGGTAGACCTGATTGACCGTATCCCAGTGCAGCCAACTGTAGATCATGTTGTAACAGCCGTAGCGCGCGATCAAGTATCTCGTGTAGTTGGTAAACGCGTTTTTCTGGGCCGTGCTTTTTCGCGGCCAAATTTCATGACGTCTGACCGATTCTAAGAACGGAACGAAACCGTTGTCGGAGAAGTATTTCATCTTCTTGTCCGTCTCCTGCCAATACTCAGGATTGATCTGAGTGTAATCCGCTTGGTCGGAAACGATTTTGAATGGAGTCAGCCCGGTTTCGGAAATCTTTTGTCCACGAACCTCGCGTGCCCACACGGCCTCTGCGGATTCCGTCGTATCAGTGGGATAACTGGCAATCACGTTGACGCCGTTGAACCCCTGACGTTTTCGTTCCGCAAAGTAGTCCTGAAAAGAAATCCCCGCGATCCCTTCCCTCTGCCAAGGGAAGATCTTCGTGAAGGCGACCCAAACGGTGTCGGCGGTAAAGAAAAATGGGGTACCGTCGGCATACTCCAAGGTCGTCCCCCGAGGACGAATGAAACCACGCCGATTCGGATTCTGCTTTTTCTGAGCTTCAGTCGCCGCGATCGCACTAAAGGATCCACTTTTGTTATCTAAGCCCGGATCGTTAGTCGCGGCTCCCGTTGACCAGGACCACTTCCCAGGTGAAGTCGCAACCAAACGAACGCGAAATCGATCGCCACCATCCCAAAAGGCAGGCAGGTGGTAGGTTTCTCCGCGAGGCCCGGACAACGTGACCCACAAATCGACATCTAGGTACGGGTTATCGTATTTTTTTGACGCGTTAAAGCCAACTTCATGAACCTCCATCACCTCCACCGCATGAGCCACCGAAGCTACTAGGCAGAAGAGCAGAGAAATGGCAATTCGAATATTTTTCATCGTGCTGAAGTTAGTAGGAGTGAAGTTCTTCTGACCCTGTAAACCGTATCGGTAGGCTGCCGCGATCGGGCCCCTGCAACGGTCTGCGTTTAGCCTGCCACCGATGCAGACCTTCGCTGCGAGAAACGTGGCACCAGGCCTCGATTTCGCTCATGCGATTCCACCGACGGCGTTGCCTCTTTATCCCGCGTCATCGGGAAAAGGTTTTAATCCAAGCAGCATTTGAGCACGCTCGGAAAGCGGCTTAGAGACCAATTCTTCATCCGTGAATTCAGCAAGCTGGCTGGCGACCAAGGTATAGACCGCTTGCCGGCTTTGCCCGCTATCAACCTCCACACATTTGTCTTTGCTTTTGAATAGCTCGACAGTCGGTAACGTTTCCGCCTTGAAGGTATCAAACCTCTGTTTCACGCTGGCAACATTATCGTCGACTCTACCGGTGTATTTGGATCGGGCCAAAATGCGTTTTTCCAAAACGTCGTAGGGGCATTCAAAATAGAGCATTTTCGGCAGCTCGGTTTGCTCACCAAAGATCTGATACCAGCCGTCCAGGTTATCCAAAGAACGGGGAAAACCGTCCAGAAGAAAATTGATTTTACCCGTCGTACGTGTGATGGTTTCCATTGCATCTTTCAGCAACGTCACCACGATCTCGTTGGGCACCAGTTTTCCGGCGGCGATAAATTCGTTAATCGTGCTCGCCGCTGGGCCCCCCGCCTCTCGCTCTGCCCGCAAAAGATCGCCAACGGAAAGGTGTGTCCAGCCGAGCTGAGATTCCGCAAGTTCACACATCGTTCCTTTGCCGGCACCTGGGCCTCCCAGAACGAAAACCACATTCGGTTGAGGACAAGGTTGCCTGGGGTCAAAGTGATGGATGACGACCTGCGGTGCCGGTTCCACTCCCTTTTTATAGACATGCCACTGGCGATCCGTCGGTGGCAGGTCTTCTTCGCAGGTCATGTCGTAAGCCAGATGGCCGTCCAATCGACAGATTCGCCAAGATTTGTAGCTGTTGGAATAAGAGAGTGC comes from the Roseimaritima multifibrata genome and includes:
- a CDS encoding nucleoside monophosphate kinase, whose product is MAEPNIPKPNTLYIEVSGAGLPEVDGLFIPSTAPPAESESGTVSSLGYWNGKMAWDRADGKSARSPALSYSNSYKSWRICRLDGHLAYDMTCEEDLPPTDRQWHVYKKGVEPAPQVVIHHFDPRQPCPQPNVVFVLGGPGAGKGTMCELAESQLGWTHLSVGDLLRAEREAGGPAASTINEFIAAGKLVPNEIVVTLLKDAMETITRTTGKINFLLDGFPRSLDNLDGWYQIFGEQTELPKMLYFECPYDVLEKRILARSKYTGRVDDNVASVKQRFDTFKAETLPTVELFKSKDKCVEVDSGQSRQAVYTLVASQLAEFTDEELVSKPLSERAQMLLGLKPFPDDAG
- a CDS encoding DUF5060 domain-containing protein; the encoded protein is MKNIRIAISLLFCLVASVAHAVEVMEVHEVGFNASKKYDNPYLDVDLWVTLSGPRGETYHLPAFWDGGDRFRVRLVATSPGKWSWSTGAATNDPGLDNKSGSFSAIAATEAQKKQNPNRRGFIRPRGTTLEYADGTPFFFTADTVWVAFTKIFPWQREGIAGISFQDYFAERKRQGFNGVNVIASYPTDTTESAEAVWAREVRGQKISETGLTPFKIVSDQADYTQINPEYWQETDKKMKYFSDNGFVPFLESVRRHEIWPRKSTAQKNAFTNYTRYLIARYGCYNMIYSWLHWDTVNQVYPDWLPLVENAHAYLKTKNGTGQLPYGQPRTAMAYGSSLQTWAKDDPELLDLHNVSNKYRDERMYLWLREIFRSSPQRPAINVEPYYPAVPVGSVEGLDSTEMAQFQMYGSVLNGGFGGHAWGDAYFGGIAFWIDKKTPIPVDERQQKHALTKWKSAGMGHLKDFVLDEGHDYRLLKPASDTHLGDSHGDMHALAISKDNKSFALGFCMKGFPVTSVKELPPNREYQFEWWNVEDGGWQASTICKTDDSGTLTWPNTPDATRNWGYRIRLKDLPEGN